A genome region from Streptomyces sp. S4.7 includes the following:
- a CDS encoding HypC/HybG/HupF family hydrogenase formation chaperone codes for MCLAVPGRVLSTAEADGVLMAQVDFGGVRKEVCLQYIPDAEIGEYVVVHVGFAIQRLDEASARQTLANFEQLGLLEEEFGDGFELAARQRESVEAEGSGL; via the coding sequence ATGTGTCTGGCAGTCCCCGGGCGGGTGCTCAGCACCGCCGAGGCCGACGGCGTCCTGATGGCCCAGGTCGACTTCGGCGGCGTACGCAAGGAGGTCTGCCTCCAGTACATCCCCGACGCGGAGATCGGCGAATACGTCGTCGTCCACGTCGGCTTCGCCATCCAGCGGCTCGACGAGGCGTCGGCCCGGCAGACGCTGGCGAACTTCGAGCAGCTCGGGCTCCTTGAGGAGGAGTTCGGTGACGGTTTCGAACTCGCCGCAAGGCAGCGGGAATCAGTGGAAGCGGAAGGCAGCGGACTGTGA
- the hypD gene encoding hydrogenase formation protein HypD — translation MKYLDEFSDPGLARRLVDEIHAATTRPWAMMEVCGGQTHSIIRHGIDQLLPDGVEMIHGPGCPVCVTPLEIIDRALAIAARPGVVFCSFGDMLRVPGSGQDLFSVKSAGGDVRVVYSPLDALKIARDNPDKEVVFFGIGFETTAPANAMTVHQARRLGVRNFSLLVSHVLVPPAIAAIMESPTCRVQAFLAAGHVCSVMGTSQYPPLAEKYQVPVVVTGFEPLDILEGVRRTILQLEQGRHEVENAYPRAVRDEGNLPAMEMLRDVFEVTDRTWRGIGMIPDSGWRLSGRYAEFDAERRFDVAGIRTAESSLCRSGDVLQGLIKPHECAAFGKECTPRNPLGATMVSSEGACAAYFTYRRLELVDAK, via the coding sequence GTGAAGTACCTCGACGAGTTCAGCGACCCCGGCCTCGCCAGACGGCTGGTCGACGAGATCCACGCGGCCACCACCCGCCCCTGGGCGATGATGGAGGTCTGCGGCGGCCAGACCCACTCGATCATCCGGCACGGCATCGACCAACTGCTGCCCGACGGGGTGGAGATGATCCACGGGCCGGGCTGCCCGGTCTGTGTGACCCCGCTGGAGATCATCGACCGGGCACTGGCGATCGCGGCCCGGCCCGGCGTCGTCTTCTGCTCCTTCGGAGACATGCTGCGCGTGCCGGGCAGCGGCCAGGACCTGTTCTCGGTCAAGAGCGCCGGCGGCGACGTACGCGTGGTGTACTCCCCGCTCGACGCGCTGAAGATCGCCCGCGACAACCCCGACAAGGAAGTCGTCTTCTTCGGCATCGGCTTCGAGACGACCGCCCCCGCCAACGCCATGACGGTCCATCAGGCCCGGCGGCTCGGCGTACGGAACTTCTCACTGCTCGTCTCGCATGTGCTCGTACCGCCCGCCATCGCCGCCATCATGGAGTCCCCCACCTGCCGGGTCCAGGCGTTCCTCGCCGCCGGGCACGTGTGCAGCGTGATGGGGACCTCCCAGTACCCGCCGCTCGCGGAGAAGTACCAAGTCCCCGTCGTCGTCACGGGGTTCGAACCGCTCGACATCCTCGAAGGCGTCCGCCGCACGATCCTGCAACTCGAACAGGGCCGCCACGAAGTGGAGAACGCCTACCCCCGCGCCGTACGTGACGAGGGCAACCTCCCCGCCATGGAGATGCTGCGCGACGTCTTCGAGGTCACCGACCGGACCTGGCGCGGGATCGGCATGATCCCGGACAGCGGATGGCGACTGTCCGGGAGGTACGCGGAGTTCGACGCCGAGCGCCGGTTCGACGTCGCGGGCATCCGTACCGCCGAATCCTCTCTGTGCCGCTCCGGCGACGTACTCCAGGGGCTGATCAAACCGCACGAGTGCGCCGCCTTCGGCAAGGAGTGCACCCCCAGGAAC